GCATACAGTACACTGCTCTTTTATTTATGGAGCTGAGATCAAACTGCTCTTTATATTCATATAGAAATCAATTCATTTAGAAGAAGACACATATCAAGGtgtgcattttctttttggctacaCTGACTAAAAATGAGAATCTCTATGGTTACACTTTTTGTAAGGGCCATCACTTGTATTGTGAATGGACTATTGTGAAGGTGCCTTAGGCGTCAGGGGAATTCCGTCAAATGTGAAACTCACTTTTGAAAATACAACACAAGTGTTTACTAttgaaatgttttctatttatggTTGTGCATTGAATGTTGCAATGGGAGTCACTGGACaacagatacacacatacacactcaccggccactttattaggtacacctgtccaactgcttggtaatgcaaatttctaatcagccagggcagcagctcactgcatttaggcatgtagacatggtcaagaggatctgctgcaggtcaaagcgagcatcagaatggggaagaaaggggatttaagagactttgatcgtggcatggttgttgctgccagacgagctgctctgagtatttcagaaactgctgatctactgggattttcacgcacaaccatctctagggtttacagagaatgctccgacaaagaggaaatatccagtgagcggcagttctgtgggcgcaaatgccttgttgatgaggccagaggtcagaggagaatggccagactggttgcagcaacagtaactcaaataagcactcgctacaaccgagctctgcagaagagcatctctgaacacacaacacggccaaccttgaggcggatgggctacagcagcagaagagcacaccgggtgccgctcctgtcagctaagaacaggaaactgaggccacaattgtacaatttatataattgtgtgtgcatatatgtatagGATATTGTGTATAACTGTGGAATCTTGTGTTGGCAGGCTGCATTAGTTCATGATGAGTGCTGAAAAGAGTGATGATGCTCCTGCCACAGGGAGCAGTCCAGAAGACCTGCAAGCTGAACAGTAAGATGACGAAATCATATACTTCCACACcgcacaaatgtaaaataaagttacctgagagagagagacaaagaaaaGAGAGTAGGCCCCAGAGTAGAGTCAGACGtgttttgccatataaacaaatgcacagGATAATTTGCTGTCTTACACgagttacatttagcttaaactaaaatgttaattaataaatcaacAGTCATGTACAAGTAATTAAGGTCGCCATTATTTAGACAAGAACACATGTGACTAACAATAATTAGCTGCATCTCGAgttgttgttaatgttatttCTTGATTAGCACatgccttaactcatcattagtttataaaagtcatttttagtttatatattaGTACATCATTATGCATATACTGTTATCGTGAAGTCTTAATATTCATCTTTAAATCTGAAACACACAGATAAACTGATTATTTGTGGAATATTTCAGTCACAATTTTTCTCCCCCACTTTAGACATGAACAGAAGAAATCAGACTCCTCCACAGTATCACACGTGTCCATGAAGAGTGGCAGATCCATCACTCCACCACTGGACTTCAGAAAGGATGAACAGGGGAACACAGAAAGGTTAGCTCTAAATACACTTGGAGGAAAACTAAAACTCTCTTCCCATTGTAAAGATAAACATAATTGTTTACCTGTGACAAATGAGAAGTGAGCTGGCTCTCCTCAGCTCCCCCATGGTCACCGACTGAGGTCAAGCAGGCTGAGACTGGTTAGTACCTGTATGagagatcacatgggaaaactagattGCTCCTGGAAGATCTGctagtgaggccagcaagggTTGCTcaccctgtggtctgtgtgggtgctagtgccccagtatagtgactgtcctttggatgagatgttaaaccaagatCCTGAGTCTCTGTAGACattaaaaatctcaggatgtcctGAGAGGAATAAGGGTGTGTCCCTCGCATCCTAGTCAAACTTGCCAACTGGTCTTATTCAGTCACAACTTTCAGACCATTCCAGTATCTTCTAACTGGTTTCATcgatctgtctcctctccaccattaTACTGGTGTGTGGTCTGGAGCAGAAGGGCTGCCactgtgtcatccaggtggatgctgtacactgaTGGTGGTTGAGGAAATCCTGCCCATATCTGTAAAGCACACAGAGTGctcagaaaagtgctatataaatctgatgaattattattaaaagatatctgtgtgtttttattaatagAGCTAAACAAGAGAGAGCTGAATCCTCCACAGCATCACATCTGTCCATGAAGAGTGACAGATCAATCACTCCACCACTGGACTTCATCTCGGGAGAacagaaacagacagaaaggTTTGGTCCAATGAAACCTTTTTAAATAACCATGAAATTGCAGAACACATGCTGTGATTGTTGGAATAATATTTAGATAATACAACATTTGTACAGTATTAAATTAAGGAAAAGTTATCTTGCAGGAAATCTGTGGATGACCATGCAGTGTCCACATCTGCTGATAGAGTCTGTCAGCGGCATCACAGAGCTCTGGATGTGTTCTGCCAGACCGATAACATCCACATCTGCTGCATCTGTGTTGAGGAGGAGCACCAAGGCCACAGGAAAACCTACACTGCGGTAGGTTCATCATTGAATCCATTCTGTGGTTCAGCATGAAATGATGTAATTCATGTTTGATTAATATTGTGGGTTTTTTGCACACTGCTTCATTTCACTGCAGAAACTCAATGTTCCAGACAGTCAGTCAATGCTTTTACACATTATGGAGAAGATGAGGAGTGAGGACTTCAACACCTTTAAAAGAGAGCTTTCTGAGGATTACGCAGGATGCTTAGGGGCTCAGTCAGAGGAGCTCAGTGTGTCTGAGGCTGCTGAGAACATCATGAGGAGTTTTGGAGGAGAGGCAGCACTGAGACTCATACTGCATTTCCAGACTAAAGGTAGTGCACATCTACATTCAACAAAAGTATTAACACCTAAAGTATAAACTCAAAGATTGAAAACGTTATTCTACAGTATGTACACAAAAGGCATATTTCTCTCAAAGAGGGTTTACCTGTCCACTTTATGGGTGTTGCATATCGAGATGCTGATTAGACAGCATGATCACTGCACAGCTCTGCCTTAGGCTGGCCACAATGAAAGGCCTCTCTAAAATGTGCAGTAAGAGGAGAGGAGGGGGCAGAAAACCAATCAGTGTCTGGTTTGACCACCATTTGCCTCAGGCAGTGCAACATCTTATTCATAGAGTGGATCAGGGTGTTGATTGTGGCCTGTGGATGTTGGTCCACTCCTCTCAGCTGTGTGACCTTGCCGGATATTAGCCTGAACCAGAACATGGTGTTGTATACACCAATCCAGATCATCCCAAATATGCTCAACTGGTGTCTTTTCCAGTGAGTATGCTGGCCATGGATTTATTATTACTGGTTTGATTTGCTGACAAATTTTCTGCAATGCCACAGTTTTGGACACTCTTTGGTAGAGAACTTAAAATTCAATTCAAAGGTAACAGCTCTGGTGGACATTCCTGCAATCAGCAGACCAACTGCATGCTCTCTCATTACTTCAACTGCGGCATTGTGCAGTTTGAGCATGAGCTTTTATTAAGGCCAGCCTAAGGCACATCTGTGCAATACGCATGTGTCTAGTCAGCATCTTGATATGCTACATCTGGGAGGTGGATGGAATATTTCAGCAAAGGAGAATTGCTCAAGATCAAAGATTTAGTCAAATGTGTGAATAATATTTAAGTGAAATAGGCCTTTTGTGCACACAGGGAAAGGTTATAAATATTTGAGATCAGCTGATGAAGAATGAGAGTATAAAGAAAAGTGTTgcatttaaatgtttgttgagATTACATTCAAGCTAAGGTTTTTATCTATGCAATTTCAGTGCATCTGAACATCCTCCTTCTTTCTCCTAGCCAATCCACTTAAAAAAATCACAgatgcaaataaaacaaagcttaaaaacaaatgtcaaaATATCAATGAAGGAAACTCATCCTATGGTAAACAGAGTTTACTGATGGAGGTCTACACAGATCTGTACTTTACTGAGGGTGGAAGCGGAGAGATCAATAATGAGCACGAGGTGCTGAGGAATGAAATGATTTCTCAGAGCAGAACAACTCAAGAGGTTTTATATGCATGTGATGAGATCTTCAAGACACTTCCAGGACAAAGAACACAAGTCAGGACAGTCCTGACGATGGGCATAGCTGGCATCGGCAAGCATGTCTCAGTGCAGAAGTTCATTCTAGACTGGGCAGAGGGAAAAGCAAACCAAGATATAGAGATCATCATCCATCTCCCCTTCCGAGACCTCAGCTGTAGAGAGGAGAGCTGCAGTCTTCTTCAGCTGGTCCATCAGTACTCTCCTGAGCTGAGAGAAGCAGATCTTCAACATCTGAAAGTGCTGTTTATTTTAGATGGGTTAGAGCTCTGTCAGTATCCTCTTCATTTCCATAAGAATGTTTACTGTGCTGATATAAACGAGAAGGTTCCTGTAGATGCACTGCTTACGAATCTCATCAAGGGGAATCTGCTTCCCTCAGCTCTCCTCTGGATTACCACACGACCATCCACAGCCGGCCGGATCCCTCCTGAGTGTGTCCATCGGGTCACAGAGATCCGCGGGTTCAGTGATGATCAAAAAGACTCTTACTTCAGGAAGAAAATCAGCGATCAGACACTAGCAGATGAAATCATCAGACACATCAAATCATGCCAGAGCCTCTACATCATGTGCCACATGCCCATCTTCTGCTGGATATCTGCCACGGTGCTGGAAAACATCATGAGGGAGGGACAATCAGAAGAACTACCCAGAACTCTGACCGGGATGTTCACCCACTTTCTGCTCCTTCAGGTCAGTCTCAAGCACAAGAAGTTCAATGGAGCTGATGGAGATAACCCAAAGAAGCTCTCTGAGTTTGACCAAACCTTCATTCTGAAACTGGGAGAGCTGGCTTTCCAGCAAATGGAGAAGGGAGATTTGATCTTCAGAGAAGAGGATCTGAGAGAAGGTGGCATTGATGTGAGTAAAGTCTCGGAGTACTCCGTGTGCACAGAGTTTTTCAGAGAAGAGCTGGGACTGTACAGGGAGAAGCTCTACGGGTTTTTGCATGTGAGCTATCAGGAGTTTCTGGCAGCGATATACGCTCACTTCACCTGCGTTAATGACGGGAGAAATGTTTTTCTCAAAGATGAATCTAGAAGCAGTGTTGATCTGTGTGATGTGCATCAGACTGCCGTGGAGAAAGCTTTACAGAGTGAGAATGGACACCTCGACCTTTTCCTTCGCTTCCTCTTGGGTCTTTCTGTAGACTCCAACTTCAATCTCCTGCAAGATCTTCTCAAAGACACCTCCTGTAAACCCCGTGTGGACACCAGCAGCACTGTGAGTTTCATCAAAGAGAAGGTCAAGCTGGAGCAGTCACCAGAGAGAATCATCAATCTCTTCCACTGCTTAAACCAGCTGAACGACAACAGTCTAGTTGAAGAAATAAAGGCTGCCATGAAATCAGGAACACTGCTGGGCAGCGAGCTGGATCCTGAGCAGTGGTCAGCCCTGGCTTATGTCTACCTGACGTCCGGGGAGGAAATAGAGGAGTTTGACATGATTAAGTCAAACCAGCTACGACTGCTGCCGGTGCTGAGGATCTGCAAAAAGGCCAGGTCAGTTTACATTGATAAATCATACAGTATTTGTGAAGCAgtgcatatattaaaaaaaattacagaattaaaactaaatttcacATGTGCAAAATCCAcatacaaataaatgcaaataggacatccattcattcattcattcattcatccattcatttgttcattttcctttagctagtctcttatttatcaggggttaccacaggaaaatgaaccaccaactattccagcatattttttacacagtagATACCCTTTCAGCCaaaacctagtactgggaaacacccatacacttgcattcacacactacaacaaatttagtgtattcaatttTCTTAttgctcatgtgtttggactgtgagggaaacaggaccacccagaggaaacccacaccaacacggggagaacatgcaaactccacacagaaacaccaactgacccagccgggactcaaaccagcaacctttttgctgtgaggtgacagtgctaaccactgagccaccatggcaCCCATGCAAATTCGAAAACCTTAACCCTAACCTTATACTCTTGTGTCTTCGAGTATTCAAAACACTATGTTTGCATGCATTATTAAAACACCATGTAAAacaagggttagggttagggataAAATATCTGTTAGAATTGCCCTAGTCTTACAGAAACATTTCCCATTTActcttaaataatataaaacatttataagaTATGTCTTATTGTTTACAGATTGAATTGCTGTAATCTCTCGTTTGCATCCTGTGGATTAGTGGCCTCAGCTTTAAAGTCAGTCAACTCTCCTTTGACAGAGCTGGATCTGAGCAACTGTAAACTAAACATCTTTGGAATGAACACACTCTtggatggactgaagagtccacACTCTAAAGTGAAGAAACTGAGGCAAGTTTTCTGTGTAGCTAGTATGTATGTTACATCTTTGAAACCTATTTATTTTAGAATCTTGTTCTGGTCAATAGTGCAATATAATTATCAATTATAACAAACAAGTTTATACTCTTTCTGTGGAAGCCACGATAATCAGCAAACAATTTGTTGTTCTCATGTCTCTTATTACACATTAGCGAAAAGGTCAACAAACCTATTTACCCTCAGAATGTCTTAAAATTGCACTggataattattgtgatttcTTTGACCTACAGCTGTGACCTGAAATGTATCTGTCaagacatatataaatatataatatatgataaatATAATGATTCCTTATTGTTTTGGTGCTATTCTTTCAACAGTTAGAGAGTCCATCAGTTAAATATGAACACAAGAGTTTGCTCACTGATTATTTGCCGTGTCTAATCTTCTGCTTCTGCACTTCAGGTTGGCTGGCTGTTTTTTCCCATCAGAAACCTGTGCCAATTTGGCCTTGGCTCTCAAATCAGTGAACTCACAAGTGACAGAACTTGATCTGAGCTACAATAAGATAACTGATGGAGTTCATAAATTCTGTGCTGggcttactagtcaaaactgtaAACTTCAGAAACTTGTGTAAGTATTGCATTAGCTGTGAGAGCATTTAGATGTGTCACTAGATAATTTGGTCTATCATGTAATCAATCTATTTCTGCAGGTTAAAGCGCTGTGGTCTCACAAAGGCAAGCTGTGCACATCTAGCATCAGTTCTGAAATCTAACACACACCTGATGGAGCTGGAGCTGAAAggcaatgacctgcaggattctgGAGTGGAGCTGCTCTCAACAGGACTGATGGATCCACAGTGTAGATTAGAGAAACTGGGGTAAGCATGATGATAACACTACCACTGTATCGTAATACTAGCACAAAATGTCAACAGTTGATCGGGGGTTAGGGGAGGGCGGGGTGTTGGTACATACACTCCTGCTCAATGGCTCTAGAAATTGCTGGATTTTGGCAGGAACTGTAAAATGCAGACAACcttttcacaaacatttttttcagtcattttagGTATGCCTTGTGCATGTTCATGTGTTGTTTCGCTAATGAGATATTAAGTTGTGTAATTATGTAGCTATACAGTCAGGGTGTGGTTTAATGATTGTGTGCTTGAGGATGGAAATTTCCCTCGTTTATAATCACTATGAACACAAAACCTGCCTCAAAGTTCAGTGACAACATCAGCCAGGCTTAGACATCTTAGCTACCTAGCTATGATGCAatgatcttttttgtttgtttctgtaatTTATTGCAGCTTTTATTAAAGTGTCTGCCAAATTAGGTATTTAAAATCTTTTGAATGTGTTGCAGTGAAAACTctgttcttttaaatattatttgcagACTGTCAGGATGTATGATCACAAAGGTGGGCTGCAATTCACTGGCCTCAGCTCTTACTTCAAATGCTGATTGCATGAGTGAACTGGATTTGACCTACAACCATCCTGGAGACTCGGGAGTGAAGCTGCTCACTGCTAAAAAAGAGGATCCCaactgtaaactggagaaacTACAGTATGTGCTCAACTGTTTTATAGTacttaaatatataaatcttGAGTAAATGGATCTACTGGATTGACAACATGAACATACTGTGATTGGATAGTATGCTTTTACAAGGTtctgtatttaaaaatacatttccaCATCATGACCTCTTTAATTTCTTCTCGTTTAGCagttgtttgtatttaaaaagtatttctcTTCCCACAGTGTTAAGAAAAGAGGAGAGTGTCGAATGAAACCAGGTCTACGGAAATGTAAGTATCCAAtgcaaaaaagaagaagaaaaaacaagaaCTACTTCAgtctattttaattttatttttaaaactagtaTACATTAAGTGAGAAGCAACGGACTAGACCTCATTGGTATGAACAGCCACACTGCAGTTATGCCAATTATAACATTTagtattcaatatttattttaaacaaaccaGTAAATAGTCGGTTGATAACTTCAACTCTCCAGCTATACTTTTACCTTCTTGTTTGGTTGTGCTTTAATTCAGAAGTGCTTCAAAACACAGAAGATATAATATAGTCAGTGACAATTAATGCTCTGTTTTTCACAGATGCCTGTCAGCTCACAGTGGACCCAAACACAATTCATCCACGCCTGATAGTGTCTAATGACAACAGGACAATATCAGAAACCACAGAGCATCAGAAATATCCTGTTCATCCAGACAGATACACACTGTATCCACAGGCCATGTGCAGAGAGCCTCTGGCTGACCGCTCTTACTTTGAGGTGAAGTGTACAGGTGGAGTTAGCA
This sequence is a window from Danio rerio strain Tuebingen ecotype United States chromosome 16, GRCz12tu, whole genome shotgun sequence. Protein-coding genes within it:
- the si:ch211-201o1.1 gene encoding NACHT, LRR and PYD domains-containing protein 3, whose protein sequence is MMSAEKSDDAPATGSSPEDLQAEQHEQKKSDSSTVSHVSMKSGRSITPPLDFRKDEQGNTERAKQERAESSTASHLSMKSDRSITPPLDFISGEQKQTERKSVDDHAVSTSADRVCQRHHRALDVFCQTDNIHICCICVEEEHQGHRKTYTAKLNVPDSQSMLLHIMEKMRSEDFNTFKRELSEDYAGCLGAQSEELSVSEAAENIMRSFGGEAALRLILHFQTKANPLKKITDANKTKLKNKCQNINEGNSSYGKQSLLMEVYTDLYFTEGGSGEINNEHEVLRNEMISQSRTTQEVLYACDEIFKTLPGQRTQVRTVLTMGIAGIGKHVSVQKFILDWAEGKANQDIEIIIHLPFRDLSCREESCSLLQLVHQYSPELREADLQHLKVLFILDGLELCQYPLHFHKNVYCADINEKVPVDALLTNLIKGNLLPSALLWITTRPSTAGRIPPECVHRVTEIRGFSDDQKDSYFRKKISDQTLADEIIRHIKSCQSLYIMCHMPIFCWISATVLENIMREGQSEELPRTLTGMFTHFLLLQVSLKHKKFNGADGDNPKKLSEFDQTFILKLGELAFQQMEKGDLIFREEDLREGGIDVSKVSEYSVCTEFFREELGLYREKLYGFLHVSYQEFLAAIYAHFTCVNDGRNVFLKDESRSSVDLCDVHQTAVEKALQSENGHLDLFLRFLLGLSVDSNFNLLQDLLKDTSCKPRVDTSSTVSFIKEKVKLEQSPERIINLFHCLNQLNDNSLVEEIKAAMKSGTLLGSELDPEQWSALAYVYLTSGEEIEEFDMIKSNQLRLLPVLRICKKARLNCCNLSFASCGLVASALKSVNSPLTELDLSNCKLNIFGMNTLLDGLKSPHSKVKKLRLAGCFFPSETCANLALALKSVNSQVTELDLSYNKITDGVHKFCAGLTSQNCKLQKLVLKRCGLTKASCAHLASVLKSNTHLMELELKGNDLQDSGVELLSTGLMDPQCRLEKLGLSGCMITKVGCNSLASALTSNADCMSELDLTYNHPGDSGVKLLTAKKEDPNCKLEKLHVKKRGECRMKPGLRKYACQLTVDPNTIHPRLIVSNDNRTISETTEHQKYPVHPDRYTLYPQAMCREPLADRSYFEVKCTGGVSIGVAYKTSDRTEDLMGFNNTFPSLMCLNGRIKLWQNNDVIHYELPVFAQSSRVGVYVDQYQGSLSYYSICKDTLIHLHTHHTEFTSPLYIGFLFMPDSSVTLLDDSL